From Streptomyces sp. CMB-StM0423, a single genomic window includes:
- a CDS encoding DNRLRE domain-containing protein: MNPASREKLPAGKAEPAAKRVRELTGRRTPEARFWRMSDGGVEAELAAAPTSYETRGGAWKAIDTAVTESDAKGYAYANTTNLARSYFGDSAERLLKVEAQLGQSVTFGLKGASGGLKPRAEGGTVTYPDAVNGADISYRVGAGEVKEDIVLGERPGGPVSFTFTMDVTEGLTPESRKDGSVAFFHETSPDPVLVIPAPFMTDAAKDASSPYGKAWSPKVTQKLSRDGKRWLLTLTPDAGWLAAKERQYPVKVDPTITIAPSSAQSQDVMVLSDEPGVNFAPAWNLSVGTTPTGVARSLIKFPLNEIPAGVTVDSARLSLYYDQTHTTGGKSVKIEAHEATGPWDETTATWDSTKDLLGDLSGTKVQLDDGRAGTAAVGDWIRVAGAGIESDYRYNQNSATGESYTWQPEVPETASYLADVYIPGVADAASAAPYEIKHRGGTANFTVDQRGTSGRWVDLGTEELSYAKGTANTIKLGDTGDASGKNVADAVRLVNRAELWKDAGEYNAWHNFPVKNSVQEWVNGTLPNNGFVLKAYDEAPRDEDARGGPRYEAGDGSYGGETSTIPRLTVSYGRIGTALDSPTVVHGTGPELHWKPYTNTTADAGADFVEYQIHRSTQQAFTPSAATLIAPIDDQQSDDFTDTTAVPTPDSSVDEIGKSYYYQIAVKTADGDLLGSPTRIVGIPKAGRTMKLIQGSANAAVTDTTLSSAQPNTNQDTIESWGVGQNWLSVGNNSDTHGTTRAALDFDTSTIPTTATVLEAQLQMWGTETTRDTGSTGAGYELRALDRGFDETTATWNNATATTAWTKPGGDHSATVSWTVPQWSREVGRQTWNATSMVQGWTRTPESNKGAMVKLADESASGPRERSLWLSSEGQDQQLGPLMRVIYVDATAESTYYAPGTPQRMTPNSTYNVEVTFTNTTSFTMNEANPDGWGLSYRWTLPDGSTPPGLGQPVVTGLPEKIRPGEERTVIAQVKTPINSDSGNKRTEYNLTWDAYAPSLDAWLSDRHRIPALTQRVAVEDPTSDELGLEKFYSYTGTSTGAGSAVMNNTAAGNAVWSYDAFTNPGRGLNTFFRVAYNSLDTSDTITGHGWSAQAAGPLRLGAPLDFHPNPRPTEVRWPDGDGTTHIFRKQEDGTFKAPAGVHYKLAPKQDVDCTPAKDPIPDAWTGTRPDGTRFLFGCDGYLTSVVDPNGNTQTYTYTERKSNNKPVKFLDYITDPAGRKSLEIDYYQKGDTSWDFIDDTGKQVAGTGKLTESKIYDHIKSVTDISGRKLAFFYTTKGLLGRMTDGAGSAQPKEFDFTYDAGQGNKNVKLTGIQDPRQNTTALDYNTPSAGDDPKYHWWTKTITDRLQNPTGFVYAPNTGNAKFTDTTVTDAQNKATTYVTDDFGRPVKTTNAKNETTELSWDADNNVTLLREANGAETAYCYDPATGYPRWQRDAEQNKAAGGVPDPAVCTDGATPDNATVYEYSPRVGDAYVKDLWHKTSPEGRTWTFTYDAYGNLLTVTDPKGTATEEAGDYTTRYTYDAHGQLQTATDPRNNTTINAAFTPTGYPQLITDAKQHQTGFVYDERGQVLKVTDALDKTTTQTYDTYGRPGENVVPKTASEFITTPAPVYDANDNITRATAPNGAVSTAVYDEADQVTSATAPDNNTTGRETRYTYDRVGNLLTTTEPKGVATTDNPDDFVTTNTYDAIYQLTDVVNADGDKLSYRYDDVGNVTHVIDPKKNTTPDTTDFTTHTTYDLNHRPETVTDAAGENTKTTYDKDSLVVATTDQADKTTEVDYDERGLPIAQRVPYDTDAGTVRTTKFTYDQAGNPTEVETPRGVNTATAGDFTHRTTYDELNRPERQYQPYEPADARYNNPDVYTETLYDEVGRVKTVSAPPSEGQTVRNETTYEYFDNGWIKTATDPWDIVTRYDYNDLGQQKSRVISAGGSSERPMDWAYYPDGSLQTKKDSGVPDGSAVVLVDNSDTQHTSTSGSWKASKSIALSGDPTDTGFNHRSQASGTGTFTWQTVIPRDGEYTAYAKYPAKSDAGTATYRIDHAGGPATKKIDQAENANRWVKLGTYRYKQGTKSITVSGTGQGTVSADAVKLVRSYDAAADAEEKVFGYRYDLNGNLTDVDDTSSGTRIDAYTMAYTGLNQLAKVTENLAGEEKKSTAFTYDANGQPETSTHPDQWAGYTYNARNLIETVKIADTTSETDPTRKTTSYTYTPRGMVDVETKANGNLLDHDYYANGALKSSRETNDGAPVASHAYDWDPNGNKAKDVFSRMNADTGALADTTSTYTYDPADRIAKLDKAGLGAGIETYVHDANANVVEQTVDGVNTRFDYNLNRLQQATATGDGSGGVTSAYTYDPYGRLEAVTADGKILEQNTYDGFDHVAEHTKLQENGTTATTKYTYDPLDRTTSKTTGAGTSSPKTTDFTYLGVSKEVLDERVGSEITKSYQYGPWGQRLSQITHKPDGTQQLGVYGYNSHSDVETVTGEDGDTDATYGYTAYGSNNDAEFTGIDKPDPANPDEDAYNPYRFNAKRWDAATSTYDMGFRNYSPGLNRFLTRDTYNGALADMQLGTDPTTGNRYAFTGGNPTTNIELDGHRLACGGGEGSGALDVSCGTGNETRADGTLSFDGEPTGGVRAAFTFEGELYEGIANADTGELDLFGKIKYLKNPDKAVGYMWLGDQTPPADEYSWFDKAGIFATSFLLPDPATWKECLTDPSLGCLAEAPELIPGIGKAGSLLLKGGAKLLKKTFGKCHSFTPGTRVLLADGRTKRIEDIEIGDRVVVTDPDTGETTTRTVKRPITTHSDKKFVRLTLTTEDGQTGQLTATTTHPFWAEYAGEWIDAGDLLPGTTIRTTTGDTATVQAADHYTKRQTTHDLTIRDIHTYYVLAGVAPILVHNADCDDLVSKPNALARSTGYSAKQIKEAIHKVKGQGGWRGIGGNKNPDMLIDPTTGEVYPQMPDGSPGDSIGNIFDYLPEEP, encoded by the coding sequence ATGAACCCTGCGAGCCGGGAGAAGCTGCCTGCGGGCAAGGCGGAGCCGGCGGCGAAGCGGGTGAGGGAGCTGACCGGGCGTCGTACGCCGGAGGCGCGGTTCTGGCGGATGTCGGACGGCGGGGTCGAGGCGGAGCTGGCCGCCGCACCCACGTCGTACGAGACCCGTGGCGGCGCCTGGAAGGCGATCGACACCGCGGTGACGGAGTCCGACGCCAAGGGTTACGCGTACGCCAATACCACCAACCTGGCCCGTAGTTACTTCGGTGACTCGGCCGAGCGGCTGCTGAAGGTCGAGGCCCAGCTGGGTCAGTCCGTGACGTTCGGGCTGAAGGGCGCGAGCGGTGGGCTGAAGCCGCGGGCCGAGGGCGGCACGGTCACCTACCCCGACGCGGTGAACGGTGCGGACATCTCGTACCGGGTGGGTGCGGGGGAGGTAAAGGAGGACATCGTCCTGGGCGAACGGCCCGGTGGGCCGGTGTCGTTCACCTTCACCATGGACGTCACCGAGGGTCTGACGCCCGAGTCCCGCAAAGACGGTTCGGTTGCCTTCTTCCACGAGACCAGCCCGGATCCGGTGCTGGTGATCCCGGCGCCGTTCATGACGGATGCGGCCAAGGACGCCTCCTCCCCGTATGGGAAGGCGTGGAGTCCTAAGGTCACGCAGAAGCTGAGCCGGGACGGGAAGCGGTGGCTGCTGACGCTGACGCCGGATGCGGGGTGGCTGGCTGCGAAGGAGCGGCAGTACCCGGTGAAGGTCGACCCGACGATCACGATCGCGCCGTCGTCGGCCCAGTCGCAGGACGTGATGGTGCTCTCCGATGAGCCCGGGGTGAACTTCGCCCCGGCGTGGAATCTGTCGGTGGGTACCACGCCGACCGGTGTGGCGCGCTCGCTGATCAAGTTCCCGTTGAACGAGATTCCGGCGGGTGTGACGGTGGATTCGGCCCGGCTGAGTCTGTATTACGACCAGACGCACACCACCGGCGGCAAGAGCGTGAAGATCGAGGCGCACGAGGCCACCGGACCGTGGGACGAGACGACGGCCACCTGGGACAGCACCAAGGACCTGCTGGGCGATCTGTCGGGTACGAAGGTGCAACTCGACGACGGCCGCGCCGGCACCGCCGCGGTCGGCGACTGGATCCGGGTCGCGGGGGCGGGGATCGAGTCGGACTACCGCTACAACCAGAACTCGGCGACGGGCGAGTCGTACACCTGGCAGCCCGAGGTGCCCGAGACCGCCAGCTACCTCGCGGACGTGTACATCCCCGGGGTCGCCGATGCGGCGTCGGCAGCGCCGTACGAGATCAAGCACCGCGGCGGCACAGCGAACTTCACCGTGGACCAGCGCGGGACGTCCGGCCGGTGGGTGGACCTGGGCACGGAGGAACTGAGCTACGCCAAGGGCACCGCGAACACGATCAAGCTGGGTGACACCGGGGACGCGTCGGGCAAGAACGTCGCGGACGCGGTGCGGCTGGTCAACCGGGCGGAGCTGTGGAAGGACGCCGGGGAGTACAACGCGTGGCACAACTTCCCGGTGAAGAACTCGGTGCAGGAGTGGGTGAACGGCACCCTGCCCAACAACGGCTTCGTACTCAAAGCGTACGACGAGGCCCCCAGGGATGAGGACGCGCGGGGCGGGCCGCGGTACGAGGCCGGCGACGGCTCCTACGGCGGGGAGACGTCCACCATCCCCAGGCTCACGGTCTCCTACGGCCGCATCGGCACCGCACTGGATTCACCGACTGTGGTGCACGGCACTGGCCCCGAGCTGCACTGGAAGCCCTACACCAACACCACCGCCGATGCCGGGGCGGACTTCGTCGAGTACCAGATCCACCGCTCCACCCAGCAGGCATTCACCCCCTCCGCGGCCACACTCATCGCCCCGATCGACGATCAGCAGAGCGACGATTTCACCGATACGACCGCGGTCCCGACTCCGGACTCGTCGGTGGACGAGATCGGGAAGTCGTACTACTACCAGATCGCGGTCAAGACAGCGGACGGTGACCTGCTGGGCTCACCCACGCGGATCGTGGGCATCCCCAAAGCAGGCCGGACCATGAAACTCATCCAGGGCTCCGCCAACGCGGCGGTGACCGACACGACGCTGTCCTCGGCTCAGCCGAACACCAACCAAGACACCATCGAATCCTGGGGTGTGGGCCAGAACTGGCTGTCGGTAGGCAACAACTCCGACACCCACGGGACCACCCGCGCCGCACTGGACTTCGACACCTCCACCATCCCCACCACCGCGACCGTCCTCGAAGCCCAACTGCAGATGTGGGGCACCGAAACCACCCGGGACACAGGGTCGACCGGCGCGGGCTACGAACTGCGCGCCCTCGACCGCGGTTTCGATGAGACCACCGCGACGTGGAACAACGCCACCGCCACCACCGCCTGGACCAAGCCCGGCGGGGACCACAGCGCCACCGTCTCGTGGACCGTGCCGCAGTGGAGCAGGGAGGTGGGCCGCCAGACGTGGAATGCCACGTCCATGGTCCAGGGCTGGACCCGTACGCCCGAGTCCAACAAGGGCGCGATGGTCAAGCTGGCCGACGAGTCCGCGAGCGGGCCGCGGGAGCGGTCACTGTGGTTGTCGAGCGAGGGCCAGGATCAGCAGCTCGGTCCGCTGATGCGCGTCATCTACGTCGACGCGACCGCCGAGTCGACGTACTACGCACCCGGCACGCCGCAGCGGATGACGCCGAACAGCACGTACAACGTCGAGGTCACGTTCACCAACACCACCAGCTTCACCATGAACGAGGCCAATCCTGATGGCTGGGGGCTGTCGTACCGGTGGACACTGCCCGACGGCAGCACCCCGCCCGGCCTCGGGCAGCCCGTCGTCACCGGGTTGCCGGAGAAGATCCGACCGGGTGAAGAACGCACGGTGATCGCGCAGGTCAAGACCCCCATCAACTCCGATTCGGGCAACAAACGCACCGAGTACAACCTGACCTGGGACGCCTACGCCCCCTCGCTGGACGCCTGGCTGTCCGACCGCCACCGCATCCCCGCCCTCACCCAGCGCGTCGCGGTCGAGGACCCTACGTCCGACGAGCTCGGTCTGGAGAAGTTCTACTCCTACACCGGCACGTCCACCGGCGCCGGGTCGGCGGTGATGAACAACACCGCGGCCGGTAACGCGGTGTGGTCCTACGACGCCTTCACCAACCCCGGCCGCGGCCTGAACACCTTCTTCCGCGTCGCCTATAACTCCCTCGACACGTCCGACACCATCACCGGCCACGGCTGGTCCGCCCAGGCCGCCGGCCCACTGCGCCTGGGCGCCCCGCTGGACTTCCACCCCAACCCGCGCCCCACAGAGGTCCGCTGGCCGGACGGCGACGGCACCACCCACATCTTCCGCAAGCAGGAAGACGGCACCTTCAAAGCCCCCGCGGGCGTCCACTACAAGCTCGCACCCAAACAGGACGTGGACTGTACCCCGGCGAAGGACCCGATACCGGACGCCTGGACGGGGACCCGCCCGGACGGCACCCGGTTCCTCTTCGGCTGCGACGGCTACCTGACCTCGGTTGTCGACCCCAACGGGAACACGCAGACGTACACGTACACCGAGCGCAAGTCCAACAACAAGCCGGTGAAGTTCCTCGACTACATCACCGACCCCGCCGGCCGGAAGTCCCTCGAGATCGACTACTACCAAAAGGGCGACACCTCGTGGGACTTCATCGACGACACGGGTAAGCAGGTCGCTGGCACGGGGAAGCTGACGGAATCCAAGATCTACGACCACATCAAGTCGGTCACCGACATCTCCGGCCGAAAGCTCGCCTTCTTCTACACCACCAAGGGCCTGCTGGGCCGCATGACCGACGGGGCGGGCAGCGCACAGCCCAAGGAATTCGACTTCACCTACGACGCCGGCCAGGGCAACAAGAACGTCAAACTCACCGGCATCCAGGACCCGCGCCAGAACACCACCGCACTGGACTACAACACTCCCAGCGCCGGGGACGACCCCAAGTACCACTGGTGGACCAAGACCATCACCGACCGCCTGCAGAACCCCACAGGCTTCGTCTACGCACCGAACACCGGCAACGCCAAGTTCACCGACACCACGGTCACCGACGCCCAAAACAAGGCGACCACCTATGTGACGGACGACTTCGGCCGACCGGTCAAGACCACCAACGCCAAGAACGAAACCACCGAACTGTCGTGGGACGCGGACAACAACGTCACCCTCCTCCGCGAGGCCAACGGCGCCGAAACCGCCTACTGCTACGACCCCGCCACCGGCTACCCCCGCTGGCAACGCGACGCCGAACAGAACAAGGCCGCCGGCGGCGTCCCCGACCCGGCCGTCTGCACCGACGGCGCCACCCCCGACAACGCCACCGTGTACGAGTACTCCCCTCGCGTCGGGGACGCGTACGTGAAGGACCTGTGGCACAAGACCTCGCCTGAAGGCCGCACCTGGACCTTCACCTACGACGCGTACGGCAACCTGCTCACCGTCACCGACCCCAAGGGCACCGCCACCGAGGAAGCGGGCGACTACACCACCCGGTACACCTACGACGCCCACGGCCAGCTCCAGACGGCCACCGACCCACGCAACAACACCACCATCAACGCCGCCTTCACCCCCACCGGCTACCCCCAGCTGATCACCGACGCCAAACAGCACCAGACCGGCTTTGTCTACGACGAACGCGGCCAGGTCCTCAAAGTCACCGATGCCCTGGACAAGACCACCACCCAGACCTACGACACCTACGGCCGCCCCGGCGAGAACGTCGTCCCCAAAACCGCGAGTGAGTTCATCACCACCCCCGCCCCGGTCTACGACGCCAACGACAACATCACCCGCGCCACGGCGCCCAACGGCGCAGTGTCCACGGCGGTGTACGACGAGGCCGACCAGGTCACCTCGGCGACCGCTCCGGACAACAACACCACCGGCCGGGAGACCCGCTACACCTACGACCGCGTCGGCAACCTCCTCACCACCACCGAACCCAAGGGCGTCGCCACAACAGACAACCCGGACGACTTCGTCACCACCAACACCTACGACGCGATCTACCAGCTCACCGACGTCGTCAACGCCGACGGCGACAAGCTCTCCTACCGCTACGACGACGTCGGCAACGTCACCCACGTCATCGACCCCAAGAAGAACACCACCCCCGACACCACCGACTTCACCACCCACACCACCTACGACCTCAACCACCGCCCGGAAACGGTCACCGACGCCGCAGGCGAAAACACCAAGACCACCTACGACAAGGACTCCCTGGTCGTCGCCACGACCGACCAGGCAGATAAGACCACCGAGGTCGACTACGACGAACGCGGCCTGCCCATCGCCCAACGCGTCCCCTACGACACCGACGCAGGCACGGTACGCACCACGAAGTTCACCTACGACCAGGCCGGCAACCCCACCGAGGTCGAAACCCCCCGCGGCGTCAACACCGCAACCGCCGGCGACTTCACCCACCGCACCACCTACGACGAACTGAACCGCCCGGAGCGGCAGTACCAGCCCTACGAACCGGCCGACGCCCGCTACAACAACCCGGACGTCTACACCGAGACGCTGTACGACGAGGTCGGACGGGTCAAGACGGTCTCGGCACCCCCCTCGGAGGGCCAGACGGTCCGAAACGAGACCACCTACGAGTACTTCGACAACGGCTGGATCAAGACCGCCACCGACCCGTGGGACATCGTCACCCGCTACGACTACAACGACCTCGGCCAGCAGAAGAGCCGAGTGATCTCCGCAGGCGGCTCCTCCGAACGCCCGATGGACTGGGCCTACTACCCCGACGGGTCCCTGCAGACCAAGAAGGACTCCGGCGTCCCCGACGGCTCCGCCGTGGTCCTGGTCGACAACTCCGACACCCAGCACACCTCCACCTCCGGGTCCTGGAAGGCATCGAAGTCCATCGCACTCTCGGGCGATCCGACGGACACCGGGTTCAACCACCGCAGCCAGGCATCAGGAACCGGGACGTTCACCTGGCAGACGGTCATCCCCCGCGACGGCGAGTACACCGCCTACGCCAAGTACCCGGCCAAGTCGGACGCCGGCACCGCCACCTACCGCATCGACCACGCGGGCGGCCCGGCGACCAAGAAGATCGACCAGGCCGAGAACGCCAACCGCTGGGTGAAGCTCGGCACCTACCGCTACAAGCAGGGCACCAAGTCGATCACGGTCTCCGGAACCGGCCAGGGCACCGTCAGCGCAGACGCCGTCAAGCTCGTCCGCTCGTACGATGCGGCAGCTGACGCTGAGGAGAAGGTCTTCGGCTACCGCTACGACCTCAACGGCAACCTGACCGACGTCGACGACACCTCGTCCGGCACGCGGATCGACGCCTACACGATGGCCTACACCGGGCTGAACCAGCTTGCGAAGGTCACCGAGAACCTGGCCGGCGAGGAGAAGAAGTCCACCGCCTTCACCTACGACGCCAACGGCCAACCGGAGACCTCCACCCACCCCGACCAATGGGCCGGCTACACCTACAACGCACGCAACCTGATCGAGACCGTCAAGATCGCCGACACCACCTCGGAGACCGACCCGACCCGCAAGACCACCAGCTACACCTACACCCCCCGCGGCATGGTCGATGTAGAGACCAAAGCCAACGGCAACCTGCTCGACCACGACTACTACGCCAACGGCGCGCTCAAGAGCAGCCGGGAAACCAACGACGGAGCCCCGGTTGCCTCCCACGCCTACGACTGGGACCCCAACGGCAACAAGGCCAAAGACGTCTTCAGCCGCATGAACGCCGACACCGGCGCACTGGCGGACACCACCAGCACCTACACCTACGACCCGGCGGACCGCATCGCCAAGCTCGACAAGGCCGGCCTGGGCGCCGGGATCGAGACCTACGTTCACGATGCGAACGCCAACGTCGTCGAGCAGACCGTCGACGGTGTGAACACCCGCTTCGACTACAACCTCAACCGGCTACAGCAGGCCACCGCCACCGGCGACGGCTCCGGCGGAGTCACCTCGGCATACACCTACGACCCCTACGGCCGCCTGGAGGCGGTCACGGCCGACGGCAAGATCCTGGAGCAGAACACCTACGACGGCTTCGACCACGTCGCCGAACACACCAAGCTCCAGGAAAACGGCACCACGGCGACTACGAAGTACACCTACGACCCCCTGGACCGAACTACCTCCAAGACCACTGGCGCCGGCACCTCAAGCCCGAAGACGACGGACTTCACCTACCTCGGCGTGTCGAAGGAAGTCCTCGACGAACGAGTCGGATCCGAGATCACCAAGTCTTACCAGTACGGGCCGTGGGGACAACGCCTTTCGCAGATCACCCACAAACCTGACGGCACCCAGCAACTCGGCGTCTACGGCTACAACAGCCACTCCGACGTCGAGACCGTCACCGGCGAGGACGGCGACACCGACGCCACCTACGGCTACACCGCCTACGGCTCCAACAACGACGCCGAGTTCACCGGCATCGACAAGCCGGACCCCGCGAATCCCGACGAGGACGCCTACAACCCCTACCGGTTCAACGCCAAACGCTGGGACGCCGCCACCAGCACCTACGACATGGGCTTCCGCAACTACAGCCCCGGCCTCAACCGCTTCCTCACCCGCGACACCTACAACGGCGCCCTCGCGGACATGCAACTCGGCACCGACCCCACCACCGGCAACCGCTACGCCTTCACCGGCGGCAACCCCACCACCAACATCGAACTCGACGGCCACCGCCTCGCCTGCGGCGGAGGCGAAGGATCAGGCGCGCTGGACGTCAGCTGCGGCACCGGCAACGAGACCCGCGCCGACGGAACCCTCTCCTTCGACGGGGAACCCACAGGCGGGGTCCGTGCCGCCTTCACCTTCGAGGGGGAACTCTACGAGGGGATCGCGAACGCCGACACGGGAGAACTCGACCTCTTCGGCAAGATCAAATACCTGAAGAACCCGGACAAGGCCGTCGGTTACATGTGGCTGGGCGACCAGACCCCTCCCGCCGACGAGTACTCATGGTTCGACAAGGCGGGGATCTTTGCCACATCGTTCCTGCTCCCAGACCCCGCCACTTGGAAAGAATGCTTGACCGACCCGAGCCTGGGGTGCCTGGCAGAAGCCCCCGAACTGATCCCAGGCATAGGAAAGGCCGGGAGTCTTCTCCTCAAGGGTGGGGCAAAGCTCCTGAAGAAGACCTTCGGGAAGTGCCACAGCTTCACCCCCGGCACCCGCGTCCTCCTCGCCGACGGCAGAACCAAACGGATCGAAGACATCGAGATCGGTGACCGCGTAGTCGTCACCGACCCCGACACCGGCGAAACCACCACCCGCACCGTCAAACGACCCATCACCACCCACAGCGACAAGAAATTCGTCCGCCTCACCCTCACCACAGAAGACGGGCAAACGGGTCAGCTCACCGCCACCACCACCCACCCCTTCTGGGCCGAGTATGCAGGCGAATGGATCGACGCCGGCGACCTCCTCCCAGGCACAACCATCCGCACCACCACCGGCGACACCGCCACCGTCCAGGCCGCCGACCACTACACCAAGCGCCAGACCACCCACGACCTGACCATCCGCGACATCCACACGTACTATGTGCTGGCGGGGGTCGCACCGATCTTGGTGCACAATGCCGACTGTGATGACCTGGTGTCCAAGCCGAACGCACTCGCGCGTTCGACCGGGTATTCTGCCAAGCAAATCAAGGAAGCCATCCACAAGGTAAAGGGCCAAGGCGGTTGGCGTGGGATAGGCGGCAATAAGAACCCTGATATGCTAATCGATCCTACGACTGGTGAAGTGTACCCCCAGATGCCAGACGGAAGTCCTGGTGACAGCATTGGGAATATTTTCGACTATCTCCCGGAGGAGCCGTGA